Proteins from a single region of Hordeum vulgare subsp. vulgare chromosome 6H, MorexV3_pseudomolecules_assembly, whole genome shotgun sequence:
- the LOC123401879 gene encoding PLASMODESMATA CALLOSE-BINDING PROTEIN 2-like — translation MEAALVLVAAAALLLSPALVASDFCVCRSDQPTAVLQKAIDYACGQGADCTAIEQSGACYSPDEVAAHCSWAANSYFQKFRSSGATCDFTGAATLSTTDPSFSGCTFPSSASAAGTTTGTAGTTTGTGTTTTGTGTTTGGTFSPGMGTGFNSTGLNGTGFSPGTGSMDGTAAAAGLLPSMRLAASIAILLLCYLALP, via the exons ATGGAGGCGGCGCTGGttctggtggcggcggcggcgctcctgCTGTCCCCGGCTCTTGTCGCCTCAG ATTTCTGCGTGTGCCGGTCGGACCAGCCGACGGCGGTGCTGCAGAAGGCGATCGACTACGCGTGCGGGCAGGGCGCCGACTGCACGGCCATCGAGCAGAGCGGGGCGTGCTACAGCCCCGACGAGGTCGCCGCGCACTGCTCCTGGGCCGCCAACAGCTACTTCCAGAAGTTCAGGTCCTCCGGCGCCACCTGCGACTTCACCGGCGCCGCCACCCTCTCCACCACCGACCCCA GTTTCTCCGGGTGCACGTTCCCATCCAGCGCCAG TGCCGCCGGCACCACCACCGGAACCGCCGGCACCACTACGGGAACCGGGACGACCACCACGGGCACCGGGACGACCACGGGGGGCACCTTCAGCCCCGGGATGGGCACCGGGTTCAACAGCACCGGGCTCAACGGCACCGGGTTCAGCCCGGGGACCGGGAGCATGGACGGCACCGCCGCGGCAGCCGGCTTGCTTCCGTCGATGAGACTGGCGGCCTCCATCGCCATCCTCCTCCTCTGCTACTTGGCACTACCATGA